From the Methanobacterium sp. CWC-01 genome, the window GTCTTGAAGTTCCAGGGAAGCTACTTTTCCTTCGGATCCATTACGGTCAAAAGTTCTAATTCGGGGGATTCTTATAATCCGGGCGATTACATTTACTTCCATATCGCCCTGAACGTCACATAATCTGGTTATTTCAGTTATAGGGGAAGGTAAGTAAGTGAATTCTTCGGAAGGGAGCTTTTTCAGTTCTGATCTGGCGTTCAAGTGGGCTTCATCTTCCCGATATCCTTGCTTTATTTCCACCCCTTTTAGCTTAATCACATCCCCTTCCCGAATGTCATTCTTAGTTAATAGCTTAATGTTCTCTGTCCAGAAAACCATCCTCATACTCCCTGTGTCATCAGCAAGGATGATGTTGGCTAATCTGCCTTCTTTACCTTTTCTACTCGTGAATTTTTTGATATTGGACATTTTCATAACTCTACCGACAATGGTTAGGTTATGTTGTCCGGCCTCTAGTTCTGATATTTTATGATCTTTAGACTCCTGAATTAGGGGCTCATTTTTTTCTTCAATATATTCTCCTACAATTACCCGGGCAAGGTCTAGCTCGCTCATAAAGCTTACTCCCTCATAATCCTGAGCTCTTATCTCCATTTTCTTTAAAAAATCTTCATATGAGATTTTGTCCTTGATTTTCTCATATTCTTGCCTTATTTCTTCGCTAATTTCCCTCATTTAGGCTCCCTCACCAAAATATCTCTCTTCTATACTATTATCTATTACCTAATGGTACTAATTAATCATATTAGTATTACTATTTATAGTTATTGTTATTACCAATTGGTAAAATTCTCAACTACCCTAATTATCGTAGGTCCTTTATTTGCAACGTTAGGGATACTTTTTTATAATAGTTAGTTAGATAAAACTATATACTGAGTGGGGGTGTGGCCATGAATGAAGAACTGGAACTAGTAGAGGCTATGGATGATTTAAGCGGATTAATCAGGAAATTCCAGACTCAACTTCTTAGTGGCGAACTAAAACAGTACACGTTGCGGCAGTTGTATTATATCGAACTAATTAACAAGTATGAAGGAATAAGCGTTTCTGAAATATCTAAAAAACTGGATATAAAAAAATCAACGGTTTCGATTGCCATCAATCAGTTAATAGAGCTGGGAATAGTACTTAAAATTCGATCTGAAGATGATAAACGTTTTTATTTCCTACAACTCACTCCAAAAGGTAAGAAAATAATGGAAATGCATATGCAAGTTCATAAAAACACTATAAAAAAGATTTTAAAGATTTTAACGCCAGAAGAGGTTGAAAAATTTATTCATATAGTGAATAAAATCAAGATATCAACTTTATGAGATTCAAATTGATCAAAGGAGTATTTTTAGCATATTATAAACTTAAAAAACTAAGAGAGGAGGATTATAAATGCCAAGGACCATGGCAGAGAAAATAATAGCCAAAGCAGCGGGAATAGAAAAAGTTGACGCAGGAAAAATCGTAATGGCCAATATAGACGTGGCCATGACTCATGATTTAACTGGACCTTTATCAGTAGAGTCTTTTAAGAAGATTGGGGTGGATGAGGTCTGGGATCCAGAAAAAATCGTGGTGATCTTTGACCACCAGGTACCTGCTGATTCACTGGAAGCAGCACAAAATCACCTCATAATGCGCGAATTTGTCAGTGAACAAGGAATAGATAATTTTTATGATGTAAGGGAGGGAGTCTGTCATCAAGTACTTCCGGAGAAAGGACATGTTGTTCCTGGCGAAGTGGTGGTGGGGACTGACTCGCACACTTGCACTCATGGGGCATTAGGAGCATTTTCAACAGGTATAGGGTCAACTGATATGGCCATGGTCTTTGCCACGGGTAAATTATGGTTTAAAGTTCCAGAAACCATAAAATTCCAAATTGATGGTAAATTGGATAAGCATGTTTACTCTAAGGATGTGGTTTTAAATATAATAGGTCAGGTGGGTGCAGATGGCGCTACCTATCAGGCTTGTGAATTTGGCGGTGAAACCACCAGTAAAATGTCAGTTTCAGATCGTATGGTGCTATGTAACATGGCGATAGAAATGGGGGGCAAAACTGGCCTGGTAGAACCTGATGAAAAGACCATTAAATATATTGAACAAAGATCGAACAAGAAATACCGGGTATTTAGCACCGATGAAGATGCAGAATCCCTGAAGACCATGCAAGTTGATGTTACTGATTTGGTGCCCCAGATCGCCTGCCCCCACAACGTGGATAATGTAAAACCAGTAACTGAGGTTGAGGGAACTACTATTGACCAAATATTCCTGGGATCCTGTACAAACGGACGTCTGGATGATATGCGCGTGGCTGCTGAAATATTAAAAGGAAAAGAAGTCTCTACAAATGTGCGTATGCTGGTAATACCGGCTTCAAGAGAAGTCTATCGTAATGCGCTAGATGAGGGGCTGATGAACATATTCGTGGATGCCGGGGCCCTAGTATGTAACCCCTGCTGCGGGCCCTGTTTGGGCGGACATGTAGGCCTCTTAGGGCCTGGTGAAGTCAGTCTTTCCACTTCCAACCGTAACTTCAAGGGGCGACAGGGTAGTCCAGACGCCGAAGTTTATCTCAGTTCGGCTGCAGTGGCAGCTGCCTCCGCCATAAAGGGGGAAATTACCGACCCACGTTAATTATTGAATCTAATGAGAATGAACAGAACTAATGGATTTAAACTACCAATATATTTTGAGAGGCATCAAAAGTAGGTGATAAAATGGATAAAATCATTAAAGGAAAGGTCTGGAAGTTTGGAGATGATGTGGACACAGATATAATCATCCCTGGCCGTTATCTAATATTAACTGGGGAAAAAGAACTTGCCGCCTGTGTGATGGAGGGATGTGATCCTGATTTTTCCAAAAAAGTAAAAAAAGGGGATATTATAGTGGCCGGAAAAAATTTCGGCTGCGGATCTTCCCGGGAACATGCCC encodes:
- a CDS encoding MarR family winged helix-turn-helix transcriptional regulator produces the protein MNEELELVEAMDDLSGLIRKFQTQLLSGELKQYTLRQLYYIELINKYEGISVSEISKKLDIKKSTVSIAINQLIELGIVLKIRSEDDKRFYFLQLTPKGKKIMEMHMQVHKNTIKKILKILTPEEVEKFIHIVNKIKISTL
- the hacA gene encoding homoaconitase large subunit — encoded protein: MPRTMAEKIIAKAAGIEKVDAGKIVMANIDVAMTHDLTGPLSVESFKKIGVDEVWDPEKIVVIFDHQVPADSLEAAQNHLIMREFVSEQGIDNFYDVREGVCHQVLPEKGHVVPGEVVVGTDSHTCTHGALGAFSTGIGSTDMAMVFATGKLWFKVPETIKFQIDGKLDKHVYSKDVVLNIIGQVGADGATYQACEFGGETTSKMSVSDRMVLCNMAIEMGGKTGLVEPDEKTIKYIEQRSNKKYRVFSTDEDAESLKTMQVDVTDLVPQIACPHNVDNVKPVTEVEGTTIDQIFLGSCTNGRLDDMRVAAEILKGKEVSTNVRMLVIPASREVYRNALDEGLMNIFVDAGALVCNPCCGPCLGGHVGLLGPGEVSLSTSNRNFKGRQGSPDAEVYLSSAAVAAASAIKGEITDPR